The Salinispora tropica CNB-440 genome has a window encoding:
- a CDS encoding anthranilate synthase component I has product MTDGTVRPDATTFAEQAAGRRVVPVTRRLLADAETPVGVYRKLAGGPGSFLLESAEQGVGSTGMTWSRYSFIGVRSAATLTERDGVAVWTGQPPAGLPAGGDPVAVLRDTVAALAGPPPDDTVGLPPLTGGMVGYLGYDLVRHFERLPERTEDDLGLPALGMMLATDLVVLDHYDGSALLVANAVLPPPEAPDRAVAVTAAYHHAVGRLDAMTAALSRPIPPMASTVGRAPVGDVLCRTPAGGYQTAVLAAKEAIRAGECFQIVLAQRFERETDADPLDVYRVLRTTNPSPYMYLLRFDGFDIVGSSPEAHLKVSTEADGQRRALLHPIAGTRPRGGSPEADAQLAAELLADPKERSEHVMLVDLGRNDLGRVCRPGTVEVPEFAMIERYSHVMHIVSTVVGALAEDRTAFDALVATFPAGTLSGAPKVRAMELIEELEPVRRGLYGGTVGYFGFGGDLDMAIAIRTALIQRGRAYVQAGAGVVADSDPAAEEQETRNKAAAVLAAVAAAETLRAAR; this is encoded by the coding sequence ATGACCGACGGCACCGTCCGTCCGGACGCGACGACCTTCGCCGAACAGGCCGCCGGGCGGCGGGTCGTGCCGGTCACCCGGCGGCTGCTCGCCGACGCGGAGACGCCGGTCGGTGTCTACCGCAAGCTGGCCGGTGGTCCGGGCAGCTTCCTCCTCGAATCCGCCGAGCAGGGCGTCGGTTCAACCGGCATGACCTGGTCCCGGTACTCCTTCATCGGTGTCCGTAGCGCGGCCACCCTGACCGAACGCGACGGCGTCGCGGTGTGGACGGGTCAGCCGCCGGCGGGGCTACCCGCCGGCGGCGACCCGGTCGCGGTGCTTCGGGACACCGTCGCCGCCCTCGCCGGCCCACCTCCCGATGACACCGTCGGGCTGCCGCCGCTGACCGGCGGCATGGTCGGCTACCTCGGGTACGACCTGGTCCGGCACTTCGAGCGGCTGCCCGAGCGCACCGAGGACGACCTCGGCCTGCCCGCGCTGGGGATGATGCTCGCCACTGATCTGGTGGTGCTCGACCACTACGACGGCTCGGCGCTCCTGGTGGCCAACGCCGTCCTGCCGCCGCCGGAGGCGCCGGATCGGGCGGTGGCGGTCACCGCGGCGTACCACCACGCGGTCGGACGGCTGGACGCGATGACCGCCGCGCTGTCCCGGCCGATTCCGCCGATGGCCTCCACCGTTGGCCGGGCGCCCGTCGGTGACGTGCTCTGCCGTACGCCCGCGGGCGGTTACCAGACGGCGGTGCTGGCGGCCAAGGAGGCGATCCGTGCCGGTGAGTGCTTCCAGATCGTGCTTGCACAGCGCTTTGAACGGGAGACCGACGCCGACCCGCTCGATGTGTACCGGGTGTTGCGGACCACCAACCCCAGCCCGTACATGTACCTGCTGCGCTTCGACGGCTTCGACATCGTCGGCTCGTCTCCCGAGGCGCACCTGAAGGTGTCCACCGAGGCGGACGGGCAGCGGCGTGCCCTGCTGCATCCGATCGCCGGCACCCGGCCGCGTGGCGGCTCACCGGAGGCCGACGCCCAGCTCGCCGCCGAGCTGCTCGCCGACCCCAAGGAACGCTCGGAGCACGTGATGCTGGTGGACCTTGGCCGCAACGATCTGGGGCGGGTCTGCCGACCCGGCACGGTCGAGGTACCCGAGTTCGCCATGATCGAGCGGTACAGCCACGTGATGCACATCGTCTCCACGGTGGTCGGCGCGCTCGCCGAGGACCGCACCGCCTTTGACGCGCTCGTCGCGACCTTCCCGGCGGGCACCCTCTCCGGAGCCCCCAAGGTGCGGGCGATGGAGTTGATCGAAGAGTTGGAGCCGGTACGGCGTGGGCTCTACGGCGGCACCGTGGGCTACTTCGGTTTCGGCGGTGACCTCGACATGGCGATCGCGATCCGTACCGCACTGATCCAGCGCGGGCGTGCCTACGTGCAGGCCGGCGCGGGCGTAGTGGCGGATTCGGACCCGGCCGCCGAGGAGCAGGAGACGCGGAACAAGGCTGCCGCCGTGCTGGCTGCTGTCGCCGCGGCCGAGACCCTGCGTGCGGCCCGGTGA
- the hisI gene encoding phosphoribosyl-AMP cyclohydrolase: MPVPDAPSPGALPGSDPSGGPARPSHLDPAIAARLRRTSDGLLAAVVRQYGSTEVLMLAWMDDEALHRTLTTGRATYWSRSRGEYWVKGATSGHHQYVRAVALDCDGDALLVDVDQVGPACHTGRRTCFHNNLPVTGVSGERQARS, from the coding sequence ATGCCCGTACCTGACGCGCCGTCGCCCGGCGCCCTGCCCGGCTCCGACCCGAGCGGCGGTCCGGCCCGGCCGTCCCACCTGGACCCGGCCATCGCCGCGCGCCTGCGCCGTACGTCCGATGGGCTCCTCGCCGCGGTGGTCCGCCAGTACGGCTCCACCGAGGTGTTGATGCTCGCCTGGATGGACGACGAGGCGCTACACCGGACGCTGACCACCGGCCGGGCCACCTACTGGTCCCGCAGCCGCGGTGAGTACTGGGTCAAGGGCGCGACCTCCGGACATCATCAGTACGTCCGCGCCGTCGCCCTCGACTGTGACGGAGACGCCCTGCTGGTCGACGTCGACCAGGTCGGCCCGGCGTGTCATACCGGTCGGCGAACCTGCTTCCACAACAACCTGCCGGTCACCGGCGTGTCCGGCGAACGGCAGGCCCGGTCATGA
- a CDS encoding ABC transporter ATP-binding protein → MQDAIVIRDLVVDRGGRRVLHGIDATVPSGTVTGLLGPSGSGKTTLLRALVGVQVVTAGTVTVLGHPAGAPQLRRRVGYLTQAPSIYADLTVQENARYFAALQGRGTAEADRAVTDVGLRAAAGQLVATLSGGQRSRASLACALVGDPELLVLDEPTVGQDPVLRAELWARFHAMAAAGTTLLISSHVMDEAARCDRLLLIREGRLIADDTPAAVRAATGVDDLEEAFLRMIQESESGTAGRETS, encoded by the coding sequence GTGCAGGACGCCATCGTCATTCGTGACCTGGTTGTCGACCGGGGCGGGCGACGGGTACTACACGGAATCGACGCCACCGTTCCGTCAGGGACGGTGACCGGCCTACTCGGGCCGAGCGGCAGCGGAAAGACCACCCTCCTACGGGCGCTGGTCGGGGTGCAGGTCGTCACCGCCGGCACGGTCACCGTCCTGGGCCACCCGGCCGGCGCCCCACAGCTACGCCGCCGCGTCGGCTACCTGACCCAGGCACCAAGCATCTACGCCGACCTGACCGTCCAGGAGAACGCCCGCTACTTCGCCGCCCTACAGGGGCGGGGCACCGCCGAGGCGGACCGGGCCGTGACCGACGTCGGGCTGCGTGCAGCCGCCGGCCAGCTGGTCGCCACCCTCTCCGGCGGCCAGCGCAGCCGCGCCTCGCTGGCCTGCGCGCTGGTCGGCGATCCCGAGCTGCTCGTGCTCGACGAACCGACCGTCGGTCAGGATCCCGTGCTGCGGGCTGAGCTCTGGGCCCGGTTCCACGCGATGGCCGCGGCCGGCACCACCCTGCTCATCTCCAGCCACGTGATGGACGAGGCCGCCCGCTGCGACCGGCTCCTGCTGATTCGCGAGGGGCGACTGATCGCGGACGACACACCAGCGGCGGTACGCGCGGCGACCGGCGTGGACGACCTGGAGGAGGCGTTCCTGCGAATGATCCAGGAAAGCGAGAGCGGTACGGCCGGGCGGGAGACATCGTGA
- a CDS encoding ABC transporter permease yields the protein MNPRILVATTGRILRQLRHDRRTVALLVVVPAALLAVVYYMYVDQPTPPGQPAPFDRIALVLLGFFPFIIMFLVTSIAMLRERTSGTLERLLTTPLGKLDLLFGYGIAFGLAAVVQAAVAAAVAYWLFDLDTAGSSGLVILIAAVNAVLAVALGLFCSAFARTEFQAVQFMPVVVAPQLLLCGLFVPRDEMAGWLQAVSDVLPLSYSVEALQEVGSSTEPTVTMWRDLAIVGGATVLALVLAAATLRRRSG from the coding sequence GTGAATCCCCGAATCCTCGTGGCCACCACCGGCCGCATCCTGCGCCAACTGCGCCATGACCGGCGTACGGTCGCGCTACTCGTGGTCGTGCCCGCGGCGCTTCTCGCGGTGGTCTACTACATGTACGTTGACCAGCCGACACCACCAGGCCAGCCGGCGCCGTTCGATCGGATCGCGCTGGTGCTGCTGGGGTTCTTCCCCTTCATCATCATGTTCCTGGTGACCAGCATCGCCATGCTGCGGGAACGCACCAGTGGCACGCTGGAACGACTACTCACCACCCCCTTGGGCAAACTCGACCTGCTCTTCGGGTACGGCATCGCGTTCGGCCTGGCCGCCGTGGTGCAGGCGGCGGTCGCGGCCGCGGTGGCCTACTGGCTGTTCGATCTCGACACCGCCGGTAGCAGCGGTCTGGTCATCCTGATCGCGGCGGTCAACGCCGTGCTCGCCGTCGCGCTCGGGCTCTTCTGTAGCGCCTTCGCCCGGACCGAGTTCCAGGCCGTACAGTTCATGCCGGTCGTGGTCGCCCCGCAGCTGCTCCTCTGCGGGCTCTTCGTCCCCCGTGACGAGATGGCCGGCTGGCTCCAGGCGGTCAGCGATGTCCTGCCCCTGTCCTACTCGGTCGAGGCGTTACAGGAAGTCGGCTCGAGCACCGAACCGACCGTAACGATGTGGCGCGACCTTGCGATCGTGGGCGGCGCCACGGTGCTGGCGTTGGTGCTCGCCGCCGCCACCCTGCGACGACGCAGCGGCTGA